In the genome of Microtus pennsylvanicus isolate mMicPen1 chromosome X, mMicPen1.hap1, whole genome shotgun sequence, the window CCtcagtttttgagttttttttaggAAATAAATCCAGGGTCTTAAAAGAAGATACAAAAGTATACTAAAATAATGTAGAGACCAAATAAAACTTCAGCAAAActgaagagtaaaaaaaaaaaatctctcaccaATGTTAGTATAATTCAGGGCAGAAAGACCATTTCATGACATGCAACTTCTAAAATGAATCCATAAGAAACAGAAGTTCAGGGGTTGTATTCTAAAATCCATATAGCAAATCCCTCATCATTTCTTTGGAAAGGGGATCTGCTTGTATTTTATGGCTTGTCGGCATTTTATAGGATGGCTGAAGCACTCCCTAGTTTAAGCTAGAAGGGACGTATACAGAAGATGTAATTTCCTAAAGTTCAGCTTGAAGCTGTTGCTTAGAGTGGGGTCTTTTCATAGATTCAAAAGAAGCCCGAGGGCTGTtacactgaaaaaagaaagaaaagcggAAAAACAACTGCACCACATGCgaatataaaaaagaagagaactcTAGCCAATTGCACCATCACCGGATGGAAGAGCCCAGCTGTCACAACCTGTCTAGGGAGCTTTGGGTTTACTCTGTTTACTCCAGGAAAGCCTCAACTGTAAGTATTCTCTGATATTTTTAAACTGCATACATAAGCCTTTGTTTCAGTTAAATATTGATTATCTGAACATTCAAAGTGAAGCTCAATGTATGCTGATAATGTTATTTTGATATTTGCAAAACTTTCCAACATTAAACTGCTTGGATAACACCTCTGCTTGGTTTTCAAACGAGGTTCTGTCTTTTTAGATAGGATATTTAATAACAATGCAGTTGCATAATTTATATGACATTGTATAGTGTCATAATGATTTGCAGCTCTACTTGAATCAACTGTAAGTCATTTTCAGACATTGTAATCTTAATTGTAATGCACTATGCACTGTCTACCTAATCTCTTTACTTCACTAAGCTATATTGTCTTCCCATCttaaatactttttatattattactattttatggAACTTATCAGACcaattaaaatttaagttttgtGTTTTGGGAACTCAATAAAGGGAatactcaagaaaagaaaaagaaagcacaatgtactttaaaaaagaattaattcaAACAACTAAAATTAAAAGTGGACAGTTAAGTttataacaaaatgaaatatgttACTAACATCATTATTTCCCAAATAACATGCTTTCAACTGTTGTTCTGTATGCAGCAACTACTGCAACTTCTGAAGCATGGCCTGAATAGATTCAGTCATTTGTATCAGTCCATTAGCGGATAGGTATGTATTTCAACATGTGATATTGTTAGAAACAATGcccaaattatgttttaaaagctattttcttgGTTGCAGCCACCGAAGAAAAACTGGGAGAGATGGCATGGAGGTAGTGGGGGGTACGAGTGCTCACACAGGGTTGCAAACAGAAAAAATGAATGACTACTGATTGAGTTACAAGTCAGGTCCACTATGTGAACAGagcacattcatttttttttcttgtcttctctggCAAATTCTTAATACATCAAACAAGGAgtctttgaaatataaataaacatttttaattcttaattaattataactaattctgggtgtggtggctcatgccttgaGCATTACtgtgaacttgtgattctcctgcctcatacTCCCAAGGAGCtgtgattacagacatgcatGAGCCATTAAGCCCAGTTCTCAACTTTAAAGGCAACAGAAGTTAGTTACCAAGTTTGAGACAGGATATAATTTTTGAAATGGTTGATAATCACTGACTGCTGGGCTACCTGCTATCTGGTATGGTATAACATGTTCCTGTGGCTATTGAACACATTGCTTTTGCTTTATTCTTCTTCAACTTGACACTAACACAGTTCAAAAGACTTATTAGTGTTTTTGTCCAACCATTACTAAATAGTTAACcaactaactaactaattaattaattatatttgcaTATTAGAGCTGAGGAGACGATTTCAGGGATGTGTTCATTGTGCTACTCTCTTCCTAGAAACAACTTGATTATTGTTCTTTGGCCtagaaataaatctgaaaattCAGATCAATGATTTTATTCTGTGAAGCCTGGATTTATTTGCATACTGTTATAGACCAAACAAATGGAAAGATTAGTAACTCTTCCAAAGGAGCACAGCAAGGTGGTACAATCTCTTCCTAAAACAACCAAAGTAGATGGTGGCAAAGTTTGATCATGTCAAACTACTACCAACGTATAGAATTCAGCATTAATAAGGAAATGGTGATCAGCTATGATAGGAGTGAAGTTTCCTGAGGAGGTTCAGGGGTTTTCAGAGTCAGAGCTGAGTCCTTTGGGCATTTCCACTTAAAAGCTTTGAGGTCATGGGTAAAGAGCCTACCtatgactccttttttttttaacctcatgTACTATCAGAAAGACtatataaaagacattttatcATGCGTTCAAACAGTATCTGGATCATGGCAAGTGATAAATAATGATTAGTTAATCATTTGACCATTTAGCTCAATCATTTTTGACTCTACACTTTGGATACCTCCCAGgaacttttaaaagaaaccagTGTACAAAGCCCATTTCAGATAAACTATACAGGGTATCCAGGAAGAAGACATGGGTATCTTTAAAAAGCCTTCACAGGGATGTTCATCAACATATTTCAGTACCACTAAGAATCCCTCCTTAGAGTCTTGAAGCTTTGAATTCCTAGTGCTAAGATTGGTAGTACCTTCCAGGCTAGACTGCTTCATTCTACAAAAGCATTTACTCATAAGGAGGCAGTATCTGCCTCTGAACTTTCTATTGCTGGTCCTTGCTTTGCTCTCTGCAGACATGAATAAGAAAAGATCCTCTTCTCCACTGCCTTGCAAAACATTCTGATCTATAGGTTAATGTGCCTATTTCCATCAACTTATCTCTATGACATAATTTGAATCCCACTTCTCTCTATTTCTTAAGTATACCACTGAGGCTGATTTAAAAATGGTTATTACAGGACAGACTTTCAGCCTGGGACAGAATccatgtaataaaaatatgtaaataatttttacGTAAAACCCTATAGAAGTATGAGTTTCAAAGATGGGGTTAGTTTTGGGGGAGGCTGTATTATATTGCTGATATAGCACAGGGAATTGTGTTTCCATGAATGCAGTTCAAGCTTCAGTACTTGTACTTTGAACACTTTATATCTACTTCTCCCAAATTCCTCCTTTCATTCAGGAATATTTATTGTGCTAAGCACCTGGACACAGAGGCAAACAAAACGGACTTGGTTCTTAATCCTAATGGGGCTCAAAATACATCAGAAAGAAAAACTACTTATGATGGCTATTCCAAGTCACTTCAGCTTCCTGAGCTGTCAGTCATACCAGCCGAGTCTCAGCATCCTTTTGCGTACAGATAGGATGTTTCCACCTGAGCCTCTGAGAGTTTCCTGTATAACCACACAACACAACAGCTCTCTAACTGGCAAGGCATACTGCACTATCAGAAGCCCGCTACCCTTCCTAGATTGTCCCTTCATTCTGAGATGTCAGATCAGGCCTGTATGTTTCTACAAACATTGTGAAATCTGTCTTGTGCATCTGAGGCACAGCCGCCAAGCCCCAGTTCTTCCTTcactccttcctcccactcctttttttctttgttctccctcCATGGTCCTAAATTGTGGAGACAGTTCTCAAGATGGCTTAACAGAACTTCCTCCTCACcagccacttcctcttccttggaACCAACTCCTTTGCTCTGTCAAAATTTAAAGCTGAATGCCAATTTCTATTAAAAGCCTGTACTTAACCAAATACAGTTTTAAGAGAGGCTACATTCttccaaatatttttctctctatatataacaTCAAATCAAGAAATTTATTATGCAAAGACAAATGTTGCATGTTTATTCTAATATAAAGAatctagatttaaaaatatagtatgtAGAAGACATAAAATCAGGAGGAGGATAATATGGGAGAAGAATGGGTCTAAGGGAGGGGGAACAAGGAATAATGAGGTGAAGAAAAACAGGACTGTATATTATCTTTCATGTAGATTACAGAGTtaaatatctgtctgtctattcaaTTATCAATCCATATGACATTAAAGCAGAGGGGTACTAttaagggagggaagcagggggaaaggaaggaagggaagggaaagcgGTGGGGGTGAATATGAGCAAAGTACATGGcatataaaatgttatatttagTGAAATACATTTTGTATACTTACTAACTAAaatgcttaatttaaaaaagaagcaaaactgaagaaaatgattGTGGtgtgatgtggctcagtggtagaatatttgcCTACTTGTAAAAAGTTCTAGGTTTAATACATAATATCATAAGACAATGACAACAAGGAGAGATTAATTATCATAATTAAGATCTATTCtttctagccgggcagtggttcTACATATGTTttattccaacactcaggaggcagaggcagaggcagaggaaggcagatctttgagttcaaggccagcatggtctacagagtgagttccaggacagccagggttacaaagagaaatcttgtctcaaaaaacaaaacaaacccaccacaacaaaaaccaacaaaacaaaacaaacccaccaAACTACTCTTTATTACTGCACTTAGGGTTTGAACATGCACCCCTACAAATATGCTTACTGAGAGCAGAGTCTCTGTCTCAATATTGTTAATATCCAAGATGCTAATACTGGTCTTAATATACAAGCAGTACTTTTACATGAATGTGAGATGTTTAGACTGATCATAGTAGGTccctagtttttttgttttgatttttttttttgagacagggtttgtctgtgtagcccatggttgtcctggaactagctttgtagaccaggctggtctcaaactcacagagttatgactgcctctgcttcctgagtgctgggattaaaggcgtgcgccatcatcaTCTGGCAAGGTACCTAGTTTTTTAAAGATCGCttgtttttcagtgctgggaactggaccagGGATGCACACATACTAGAcaagtgttctatcactgagGTAGGCGAGCCAGGCTCAAAGCAAACGATTTTCAACAGTGATTATGTAGCAGGGTTAAGAGTTTCACATAAAAGCTTTGTATTTTTACAAATGAGCAAAGAAGCTTAGAAAAGATCATTTGCCATTGATTATGAAGTTAGATATGAGTTTGAAAGCCCTGCTTTTCAAAAATTTCACTACAtctattcatttgtgtgtatgcatgcattacgtatttatgtatgtgtgacaTGAATGTGCCACTGCATACATCTAGATGTCAGAGAATCAGTTgtggaatcagttttctccttctaccatgtaggtacCATAGGTCAGGTTCAGGTAAATAGGCTTGGCAGAACATGCCTTTaccctactgagccatctcatctgtCCCCAAAGTCTTTATGTTATGCCCATGAAAGGGATTTTACAAAATAACAGGGAAGTTACTATAAGAAAAGAATGTGAGGAGACCTGCTTGATTTTTCCTTACATATATAATTGCTCCCAATAGTTACATGCCTGAGAATTGTCCAATAGCAAGCAGCGCTGGGACAAAGTAGAACTGACATACCTAGAAAGTTCTGGTGACAATCTCAAAGGATATAATTCAAGGCATAATTAAACTTTAGTTAACCTTTCATAATCTTGGATTCCACGAACTCCTTCCCATCTATATTACTGCTCTACGCTTCAAGAATGGGAGTGGTTTACTTGATG includes:
- the Gpr34 gene encoding putative G-protein coupled receptor 34 isoform X2, producing the protein MIHHENDPQNQAVYNFLPSFAFDVAHYSAFLWRLAVIILAINTGAFTTEQTALPGASQIQKKPEGCYTEKRKKSGKTTAPHANIKKKRTLANCTITGWKSPAVTTCLGSFGFTLFTPGKPQLKLKK